Proteins from one Cicer arietinum cultivar CDC Frontier isolate Library 1 chromosome 3, Cicar.CDCFrontier_v2.0, whole genome shotgun sequence genomic window:
- the LOC101490794 gene encoding F-box protein VBF-like, whose product MNSTTSIFSLPEDCIYAILSHTSPQDACRFSLVSNTFVSVANSNLVWKTFLPSDYEDIVSRVLNPFTFKFISSYKQLFRTLSRPLLLDGGNKSFRLEKCWGKKCYLLSARELSIAWSIDPMFWIWKPIPESRFAEVAELKTVNWLEIEGTIRSQNLTANTLYAAYLVMKVSDGAYGLDSGPSDVTIEMGNKVKRGKAYLCNKDENKCNMETLFYGNRRNRVVQAQEDRGNIHVPAKRLDGWMEIEIGEFFSGESDEEIKMTLTELGYQLKGGLIVEGIEVRPK is encoded by the exons ATGAATTCCACTACATCTATTTTTTCTTTGCCGGAAGATTGTATTTATGCAATCTTATCACACACATCTCCACAAGATGCATGTAGATTTTCATTAGTCTCAAACACCTTTGTCTCAGTTGCAAACTCCAACTTAGTTTGGAAGACATTTTTACCCTCCGATTACGAAGACATTGTTTCAAGGGTTTTGAATCCATTCACTTTCAAATTCATTTCTTCCTACAAACAACTCTTTCGTACACTTTCTCGTCCCCTTCTCCTTGACGGTGGCAATAAG AGTTTTAGATTGGAAAAGTGTTGgggaaaaaaatgttatttgttatCAGCAAGGGAGCTGTCAATAGCGTGGAGCATCGATCCAATGTTCTGGATTTGGAAACCAATCCCTGAATCtag ATTCGCAGAGGTAGCTGAGCTGAAAACAGTGAACTGGTTAGAAATAGAAGGCACAATCAGATCACAAAATTTAACAGCAAACACATTATATGCAGCTTATCTTGTAATGAAAGTCTCTGATGGAGCGTATGGACTTGACTCAGGTCCTTCAGATGTAACAATTGAGATGGGAAACAAAGTGAAAAGAGGGAAAGCATATTTGTGCAATAAAGATGAGAACAAGTGTAATATGGAGACACTATTTTATGGGAATAGAAGAAACAGAGTGGTTCAAGCACAAGAAGATAGAGGGAATATTCATGTGCCAGCTAAGAGATTAGATGGCTGGATGGAGATTGAGATTGGAGAGTTTTTTAGTGGTGAGAGTGATGAAGAGATTAAGATGACTCTTACAGAACTTGGTTATCAGTTGAAGGGAGGGCTTATTGTTGAAGGCATTGAAGTGAGACCAAAATGA